One window from the genome of Candidatus Didemnitutus sp. encodes:
- a CDS encoding D-alanine--D-alanine ligase, which produces MNSSPTIAVFAGGTSPEREVSLGSGKAAALAMAASFPTQLFNIEADALPADLDPRRHVVFSTLHGVFGEDGGMQRLLEQAGVAYAGCDAKSSELCFDKWRTRQAVSAMGVRVAPGRAFDVTSKPKASVLSDELGEQVVLKPNRQGSSVGLQMITTRAGLEIAIAGIRHGDWVIEKRIAGRELTVGLLRGRAMGVVEITPKSGVFDYTSKYTKGMTEYTAPAPLSSEQTAEVQRAAETAFAACGCRDYARVDFILTPDGELYLLEINTLPGMKETSLLPMSARCVGLDFNALCRELVAPALERLAGATTKK; this is translated from the coding sequence ATGAACTCCTCTCCCACCATCGCCGTCTTCGCGGGCGGCACTTCACCTGAACGCGAAGTCTCCCTCGGCTCCGGCAAGGCCGCCGCGCTGGCCATGGCCGCGTCGTTCCCGACGCAGTTGTTCAACATCGAGGCCGACGCACTGCCGGCGGACCTCGATCCGCGGCGCCACGTCGTGTTCTCGACGCTGCACGGCGTGTTCGGCGAGGACGGCGGCATGCAGCGCCTGCTCGAGCAGGCGGGCGTCGCCTATGCGGGTTGCGATGCGAAGAGCAGCGAACTGTGTTTCGACAAGTGGCGCACGCGTCAGGCGGTTTCGGCCATGGGCGTGCGCGTCGCGCCGGGCCGCGCCTTCGATGTCACCAGCAAGCCGAAGGCGTCCGTGTTGTCCGACGAACTCGGCGAACAGGTCGTGTTGAAGCCGAACCGGCAGGGCAGCAGCGTCGGCTTGCAGATGATCACGACGCGCGCCGGTCTCGAGATCGCGATCGCCGGCATTCGCCACGGCGACTGGGTGATCGAGAAACGCATCGCCGGCCGTGAGCTCACCGTCGGCCTCCTCCGCGGCCGCGCCATGGGCGTGGTCGAGATCACGCCGAAGTCGGGCGTGTTCGACTACACGAGCAAATACACCAAGGGCATGACCGAATACACCGCGCCGGCGCCGCTCTCGTCGGAACAGACCGCCGAGGTGCAGCGCGCGGCGGAGACGGCGTTTGCCGCCTGCGGCTGCCGCGACTACGCGCGCGTCGACTTCATCCTCACGCCGGACGGCGAACTTTATCTGCTGGAAATCAACACGCTGCCCGGCATGAAGGAAACGAGCCTCTTGCCGATGAGCGCTCGTTGCGTGGGCCTCGATTTCAACGCGCTTTGCCGCGAGTTGGTCGCGCCCGCCCTCGAGCGCCTCGCCGGCGCCACTACGAAGAAATGA
- a CDS encoding histidine phosphatase family protein, which yields MPSLFRFLFACGAALALTLTTVAQTVPATRTLYLVRHGYYDYVASADSKTANALNATGRAQAEKVAAYLAALPVKFAAVTSSEFTRARETGDAIAAQLGLACVRDKSLNECTPPGIGVAGKDVDAGATAQLERAWQRYAHPAKAGAASEVLACHGNVIRWFVCRALGVDPARWTRMEIANCSVTIIQINADGSTRLQVFNDVSHIPREQQTWSGHGPGWPLPAQAERR from the coding sequence ATGCCCTCCCTATTTCGCTTTCTGTTCGCCTGCGGTGCTGCGCTCGCGCTGACGCTCACGACGGTCGCGCAAACGGTGCCCGCAACCCGCACGCTCTACCTCGTGCGGCACGGCTACTACGACTACGTCGCGAGCGCAGATTCGAAAACAGCCAATGCACTCAACGCCACCGGTCGCGCGCAAGCGGAGAAGGTCGCCGCCTACCTAGCAGCGTTGCCGGTCAAATTTGCCGCGGTGACCTCGAGCGAGTTCACCCGCGCGCGCGAAACGGGCGATGCCATCGCTGCTCAGCTCGGCCTTGCTTGTGTCCGCGACAAATCACTCAACGAATGCACTCCGCCGGGAATCGGAGTGGCAGGAAAGGACGTGGACGCGGGCGCGACGGCGCAGCTCGAGCGCGCTTGGCAACGCTACGCTCATCCCGCGAAGGCCGGTGCGGCCAGCGAAGTGCTCGCGTGCCATGGCAACGTCATCCGCTGGTTCGTCTGCCGCGCGCTCGGCGTCGACCCCGCGCGTTGGACGAGAATGGAAATCGCCAACTGCTCGGTCACGATCATCCAGATCAACGCCGACGGCAGCACGCGCCTGCAGGTGTTCAATGACGTCTCGCACATCCCGCGCGAGCAGCAGACTTGGAGCGGACACGGTCCGGGCTGGCCGTTGCCGGCGCAAGCGGAGCGGCGTTGA
- a CDS encoding serine hydrolase family protein, translating into MSGSFPVLLVPGYSGGGPRHWMRVWHVANPEWARMALADWLSTSPQEWEEALEHALAALPGPAVVVAHSVGCITVARHAVRCGGGKIAGAFLVAPSDVERAPDLPMLRGFGPIPRERLAFPALVIASTDDPYASLTRATEWAEGWGAELRVLERLGHINSDSDLGAWPVGQALWQEFLGRLSGA; encoded by the coding sequence ATGTCCGGGAGCTTTCCGGTTTTGCTCGTGCCGGGTTACTCCGGCGGCGGACCGCGGCACTGGATGCGCGTCTGGCATGTGGCGAATCCGGAGTGGGCGCGGATGGCGCTGGCCGACTGGCTCTCGACCTCGCCGCAAGAGTGGGAAGAAGCGCTCGAGCACGCGCTCGCGGCGTTGCCCGGTCCCGCGGTCGTGGTCGCGCACAGTGTCGGTTGCATTACCGTAGCGCGCCACGCGGTGCGTTGCGGCGGCGGCAAGATCGCGGGCGCGTTCCTCGTTGCGCCGTCGGACGTGGAGCGCGCGCCGGATTTGCCGATGTTGCGTGGCTTCGGCCCGATCCCGCGCGAGCGCTTGGCGTTCCCAGCCCTGGTGATCGCGAGCACGGACGACCCTTACGCGAGCCTGACGCGGGCGACGGAATGGGCGGAAGGCTGGGGCGCGGAACTCCGGGTCTTGGAAAGGCTGGGGCACATCAACTCCGACTCCGATCTCGGGGCGTGGCCGGTGGGGCAGGCGCTTTGGCAGGAATTCCTCGGTCGCCTGTCGGGCGCCTAA
- a CDS encoding GNAT family acetyltransferase — translation MIRRFETRDSEAVVALWQACGLTRPQNDPRKDIARKLKVNPEWFLVAEQRGAIVGSVMAGYEGHRGWINYLGVAPGLQRGGLGRRLMEEAEVRLRAAGCPKINLQVRPDNKAAIAFYERIGFAIEGAISLGKRLEHD, via the coding sequence ATCATCCGTCGTTTTGAAACGCGCGACAGCGAGGCGGTCGTGGCGCTGTGGCAGGCGTGCGGGCTCACGCGTCCGCAGAATGACCCGCGCAAGGACATCGCGCGCAAGCTCAAGGTGAATCCCGAGTGGTTCCTCGTCGCCGAGCAGCGCGGCGCAATCGTTGGCAGCGTGATGGCGGGATATGAGGGACATCGCGGCTGGATCAACTATCTCGGCGTGGCGCCGGGATTGCAGCGCGGCGGACTGGGTCGCCGTCTGATGGAGGAAGCCGAGGTGCGCTTGCGCGCGGCGGGTTGCCCGAAGATCAATTTGCAGGTGCGGCCCGACAACAAGGCCGCGATCGCGTTCTACGAGCGCATCGGCTTCGCGATCGAGGGCGCAATCAGCCTCGGCAAACGACTCGAGCACGACTGA
- a CDS encoding FtsQ-type POTRA domain-containing protein, whose translation MSEEKDNAASERSWRTIRQDVTPRAMSARGRRRRQIAWLKVVSLVALTSAAGWGIYEMVHTWENDRAAIASAVKSEPVKDIVVVTDGVLGKDWAARLLALPRNTTLMALDLAALREKLIAVGQVRVAVLTRNFPDTLVINLQERTPVARIQVEDRLEKKQLLVAKDGVVYEGVGYDKALLATLPWLADFRLRRTEDGQGYAPIDGMKQVSDLLTTAQLQAPHLYREWLFVSLARLATHEEIAVKAQDIPEIVFSAKQDFFRQIAQLDMIVDETKRTLTDPQIQSVNLALGPQVPVKLAQTPEQLTKQAQAGTFAPAFQISPSSSPKRKPSRDL comes from the coding sequence ATGAGCGAGGAAAAGGACAACGCCGCGTCCGAGCGTTCCTGGCGCACCATTCGCCAGGACGTGACGCCGCGCGCGATGTCCGCCCGCGGTCGCCGGCGGCGCCAGATCGCGTGGTTGAAAGTCGTCTCTCTCGTTGCGCTCACCAGCGCAGCGGGCTGGGGCATCTACGAGATGGTGCATACCTGGGAAAACGATCGCGCCGCCATCGCCTCCGCCGTGAAGAGCGAGCCGGTGAAGGATATCGTGGTCGTGACCGACGGCGTGCTCGGCAAGGACTGGGCCGCACGCCTGCTGGCCCTGCCGCGCAACACGACCCTCATGGCCCTCGACCTCGCCGCGCTGCGCGAAAAGCTGATCGCCGTCGGCCAGGTGCGCGTCGCCGTGCTCACGCGAAACTTCCCGGATACGCTCGTCATCAATCTCCAGGAGCGCACGCCGGTCGCGCGCATCCAGGTCGAGGATCGGCTCGAGAAAAAGCAGCTGCTCGTCGCCAAGGACGGCGTGGTCTACGAAGGCGTCGGCTACGACAAGGCGCTGCTCGCGACGCTCCCGTGGCTGGCCGATTTCCGCCTCCGCCGCACCGAAGACGGCCAGGGCTACGCGCCGATCGACGGCATGAAGCAGGTCTCCGATTTGCTCACGACCGCGCAACTGCAGGCGCCGCACCTTTATCGCGAGTGGCTCTTCGTTTCGCTCGCGCGTCTCGCCACGCACGAGGAGATCGCGGTCAAGGCACAGGACATTCCCGAGATCGTGTTCAGCGCAAAGCAGGATTTTTTCCGCCAGATCGCGCAGCTCGACATGATCGTCGACGAGACCAAGCGCACGCTCACCGATCCGCAGATCCAGTCGGTCAACCTCGCGCTCGGCCCGCAGGTGCCGGTGAAGCTCGCGCAGACGCCCGAGCAACTTACGAAACAGGCGCAGGCCGGCACGTTCGCGCCGGCGTTCCAGATTTCTCCCTCTTCCTCTCCGAAACGGAAACCTTCACGTGATCTCTAA
- the obgE gene encoding GTPase ObgE, protein MFIDECTIKARAGDGGRGCVSFRREKYEPWGGPNGGDGGRGGHVVLRGDDDQNNLIDFKYKPHWNAERGEHGQGKDCNGREGRNAILRVPLGTVVYNLETGAVVTEILEDGQEFILCQGGKGGFGNTRFKSSVNRAPRQHGPGEPGAFGEYRLELKSIADIGLVGFPNAGKSSLTGLITKAHPKVAAYPFTTLQPQIGIIEYEEEYDRLILADIPGLIAGASENKGLGHRFLRHIERCALLLIIVDMAGTDNRDPRDDYKQLLKELELYDPALLEKPRLVAANKMDEDAAVANLKKFKTRYKKVELVPISCLSEDGIPKLRKELLKRVRKLRKKQKASPAPAA, encoded by the coding sequence ATGTTCATCGACGAATGCACCATCAAAGCCCGCGCCGGCGACGGAGGCCGCGGTTGCGTGAGCTTTCGTCGCGAAAAATACGAACCGTGGGGCGGCCCGAACGGCGGCGACGGCGGTCGCGGCGGGCACGTCGTGCTGCGCGGCGACGACGACCAGAACAATCTCATCGATTTCAAATACAAGCCGCACTGGAACGCCGAGCGCGGCGAGCACGGCCAGGGCAAGGATTGCAACGGCCGCGAAGGCCGCAACGCGATCCTCCGCGTGCCGCTCGGCACGGTCGTCTACAATCTCGAGACCGGCGCGGTCGTCACCGAAATCCTCGAGGACGGCCAGGAGTTCATCCTCTGTCAGGGCGGCAAGGGCGGGTTCGGCAACACGCGTTTCAAATCCTCGGTGAATCGCGCGCCGCGCCAGCACGGCCCTGGCGAGCCGGGCGCGTTCGGCGAGTATCGCCTTGAGCTGAAGAGCATCGCGGACATCGGCCTCGTCGGTTTCCCGAACGCCGGCAAATCCTCGCTCACCGGCCTCATCACCAAGGCGCACCCGAAGGTCGCCGCGTATCCCTTCACCACGCTGCAACCGCAGATCGGCATCATCGAATACGAGGAGGAATACGACCGCCTCATCCTCGCCGACATCCCCGGGCTCATTGCCGGCGCGAGCGAGAACAAGGGGCTCGGCCACCGTTTCCTCCGCCACATCGAACGCTGCGCACTGCTGCTGATCATCGTCGACATGGCCGGCACCGACAACCGGGACCCGCGCGACGACTACAAGCAGTTGCTCAAGGAGCTCGAGCTCTACGACCCCGCGCTGCTCGAAAAACCGCGCCTCGTCGCCGCGAACAAGATGGACGAGGACGCCGCCGTCGCGAACCTCAAGAAGTTCAAGACGCGCTACAAGAAGGTGGAGCTCGTCCCGATCTCGTGCCTGAGCGAGGACGGCATTCCCAAGCTTAGGAAAGAACTGCTAAAACGCGTGCGGAAGCTGCGGAAAAAGCAAAAGGCATCGCCAGCGCCCGCGGCGTAA
- a CDS encoding type II/IV secretion system protein, which produces MPLGRVQTHIVDKLVELGKLSAEARAAVVNHPDDLNGDQLDALLQSEHKVTPFPLHLAKCRALGLTPFNVGRYKLHNATFEKIDLEFCQKNTILPVGQVGDMLLVAFSNPFDTQLAAKIAEKTGMRVARLLGAEKDIKEKLKKDNAPEQVQFSDVVDQLGAQFSEDEVEIREEDLTHEDSAPIIQLANRIIEDAYFSGTSDIHIEPQEKDLVVRYRIDGLTQEKLRLPAKVTGALVARLKIMCNLDIAERRLPQDGRIVFKQYNKKGVDIDLRVSTAPLNHGEGVVMRILDKQKSTLPLPALGFTEENLAKYRECIRQPYGMILHCGPTGSGKSMTLYSALNEINTPDIVIRTAEDPIEYTLPGINQMQMHRQIGLTFAAALRAFLRQDPDIILVGEIRDKETANIAVEAALTGHLLISTLHTNDAPSTIARLTDMGIESFMVSSSLVCVCAQRLMRRVCKTCRVAYEPDGRERDIMERAIGWTGGHIFKPNPKGCPKCGGTGYKGRVGIHELMVTNEELIEGINKEMETAELKKIAMRGGMKTLHQDSIYKVKEGLTTLAEALSTVPQDMELRG; this is translated from the coding sequence ATGCCGCTCGGACGCGTCCAGACCCACATCGTCGACAAGCTCGTCGAACTAGGCAAGCTGAGCGCCGAGGCGCGCGCGGCCGTCGTCAACCACCCGGACGACCTCAACGGCGACCAGCTCGACGCGCTGCTGCAGAGCGAGCACAAGGTCACGCCCTTCCCGCTCCACCTCGCGAAGTGCCGCGCGCTCGGCCTCACGCCGTTCAACGTCGGCCGCTACAAGCTGCACAACGCCACGTTCGAGAAGATCGATTTGGAGTTCTGCCAGAAGAACACGATCCTGCCCGTCGGCCAGGTCGGCGACATGCTGCTCGTCGCGTTCTCGAATCCCTTCGACACCCAGCTCGCCGCCAAGATTGCCGAGAAGACCGGCATGCGCGTCGCGCGCCTCCTCGGTGCGGAAAAGGACATCAAGGAAAAGCTCAAGAAGGACAACGCGCCCGAACAGGTGCAGTTCTCCGACGTCGTCGACCAGCTCGGCGCGCAATTTTCCGAGGACGAAGTCGAGATTCGCGAGGAAGACCTCACGCACGAGGACTCCGCGCCCATCATCCAGCTCGCCAACCGCATCATCGAGGACGCGTATTTCTCCGGCACGTCGGACATCCACATCGAGCCGCAGGAAAAGGACCTCGTCGTCCGCTACCGCATCGACGGCCTCACCCAGGAAAAGCTCCGTCTCCCGGCCAAGGTCACGGGCGCACTCGTCGCGCGCCTGAAGATCATGTGCAACCTCGACATCGCGGAGCGCCGCCTGCCGCAGGACGGCCGCATCGTCTTCAAGCAATACAACAAGAAGGGCGTCGACATCGACCTCCGCGTCTCCACCGCGCCGCTCAACCATGGCGAAGGCGTGGTCATGCGTATCCTCGACAAGCAGAAGTCCACGCTGCCGCTCCCCGCACTCGGCTTCACCGAGGAGAATTTGGCCAAATACCGCGAGTGCATCCGCCAGCCCTACGGCATGATCCTGCACTGCGGACCGACCGGCTCGGGCAAGTCGATGACGCTCTACTCGGCGCTGAACGAGATCAACACGCCCGACATCGTCATCCGCACCGCCGAGGACCCGATCGAATACACGCTGCCCGGCATCAACCAAATGCAGATGCACCGGCAGATCGGCCTGACCTTCGCCGCCGCGCTGCGCGCCTTTCTCCGTCAGGACCCGGACATCATTCTCGTCGGCGAAATCCGCGACAAGGAGACGGCGAACATCGCCGTCGAGGCCGCGCTCACGGGCCATTTGCTCATTTCCACGCTCCACACCAACGACGCCCCGAGCACCATCGCGCGCCTGACCGACATGGGCATCGAGTCGTTCATGGTGTCGTCCTCGCTCGTCTGCGTCTGCGCGCAACGCCTCATGCGCCGCGTCTGCAAGACGTGTCGCGTCGCCTACGAGCCGGACGGCCGTGAGCGCGACATCATGGAGCGCGCCATCGGCTGGACCGGCGGACACATTTTCAAACCCAATCCGAAAGGCTGCCCGAAGTGCGGTGGCACCGGCTACAAGGGCCGCGTCGGCATCCACGAGTTGATGGTGACGAACGAGGAATTGATCGAAGGCATCAACAAGGAGATGGAGACCGCGGAGCTGAAGAAGATCGCGATGCGCGGCGGCATGAAAACGCTGCACCAGGACAGCATCTACAAGGTGAAGGAAGGCCTCACCACGCTCGCCGAAGCGCTCAGCACCGTGCCGCAGGACATGGAGCTGCGCGGGTAG
- the ftsA gene encoding cell division protein FtsA — MSNGSRIIGAVEIGTGKIAVLVGEIARGRALNIIGVGLSQSRGVMKGEVVDYKAASEAAHHALEMAEKKAGARLDEVWLAQTGPHLDGFYNEASVNVKSAENTVTQLDISTVCDLAKEKELPAGRTRIHELRRPFRLDGRVVADPEHLSGNRLEVGYWIVHGQESKVSDNIHVVGGYHLEVRELVLSSLASGALLTTQEERIHGALVLDIGKGITDYVLYRDGHVAATGTLPVGGEHVTNDLALGLRVTTTQAEMLKLRHGRGTVQTRDKADKVWLNGDMSFGDRQIARGAIETIASARVQEIFEIVQKKLGPKLSVEHCGAGVVLTGGTAKMPGIDEAASRVFGLPVRRGEAPSWVKDELKDPMFSTVLGVFQFGFKHASEHHVPARRKGGSIFAGLTKFFG, encoded by the coding sequence ATCTCTAACGGCAGCAGAATCATCGGTGCGGTCGAAATCGGCACCGGCAAAATCGCGGTCCTCGTCGGCGAAATCGCCCGCGGCCGCGCGCTCAACATCATCGGCGTCGGCCTCTCCCAGTCGCGCGGCGTGATGAAGGGCGAAGTCGTCGACTACAAAGCCGCCTCCGAAGCCGCGCACCACGCGCTCGAGATGGCCGAGAAGAAAGCCGGCGCCCGCCTCGACGAGGTCTGGCTCGCGCAGACCGGTCCGCACTTGGACGGCTTCTACAACGAGGCCTCGGTGAACGTGAAGTCGGCCGAAAACACCGTCACGCAGCTCGACATCTCCACCGTCTGCGATCTCGCGAAGGAGAAGGAACTCCCCGCTGGCCGCACGCGCATCCATGAACTGCGCCGGCCGTTCCGCCTCGACGGCCGCGTCGTGGCCGATCCCGAGCATCTTTCGGGCAACCGCCTCGAAGTCGGTTACTGGATCGTGCACGGCCAGGAGAGCAAGGTGAGCGACAACATCCACGTCGTCGGCGGCTATCACCTCGAAGTCCGCGAACTCGTGCTCTCCTCGCTCGCTAGCGGCGCGCTGCTCACGACGCAGGAGGAGCGCATCCACGGCGCGCTCGTGCTCGATATCGGCAAGGGCATCACGGATTACGTCCTCTATCGCGACGGCCACGTCGCCGCGACCGGCACGCTCCCCGTCGGCGGGGAGCATGTGACGAACGATCTCGCGCTCGGTCTCCGCGTCACCACCACGCAAGCCGAGATGCTGAAACTGCGCCACGGCCGCGGCACGGTGCAGACCCGCGACAAGGCCGACAAGGTCTGGCTCAACGGCGACATGTCCTTCGGCGACCGTCAGATCGCCCGCGGCGCGATCGAGACGATCGCGAGCGCGCGCGTGCAGGAGATTTTTGAAATCGTGCAGAAGAAGCTCGGCCCGAAGCTCTCGGTCGAGCACTGCGGCGCCGGCGTCGTCCTCACCGGCGGCACGGCCAAGATGCCCGGCATCGACGAAGCGGCGAGCCGCGTGTTCGGCCTGCCCGTGCGGCGCGGCGAAGCACCGTCGTGGGTGAAGGACGAGTTGAAGGACCCGATGTTCAGCACCGTCCTCGGCGTCTTCCAATTCGGTTTCAAACACGCCTCGGAGCACCACGTGCCCGCCCGCCGCAAGGGCGGCAGCATCTTCGCGGGCTTGACCAAATTCTTCGGCTGA
- the ftsZ gene encoding cell division protein FtsZ: protein MNNELPLEALTDRDIGIKLVGIGGGGSNAVDRLKMENLDRLQLAVINTDFKALSSSPVQDKILIGTSVTRGLSAGGDPVLGYQAADADREKIADVVRGNDLVFLVAGLGGGTGSGATPIVAEIAREAGALVIAFVTLPFSFEGGRRRKQAEEALDELRKQCHAVIPLSNDLLLQEGTEQTSVLDSFARADVWMGRGVKSIWAMLSQTGLINVDFQALRTAFQTRGGKTLFGLGTGEGENAADDAFEDLKNCPLLATPEFARKADRLMVNITGGADLSLTKVNQLMTAVTEEFGREAHVIMGAVIDEALQGKVEVCVIGATDIGGRTFTRAKPNTPAKRPERTPAASENAEGESAPAKSAAPAERERAARSSSASAKAAVHDPNKPQQEEFGFGGVAEPAANRGSFDKSDRNLFEGQDLDVPTYLRRGIKVTV, encoded by the coding sequence ATGAACAACGAACTTCCCCTCGAGGCCCTCACGGATCGCGACATCGGCATCAAGCTCGTCGGCATCGGCGGCGGCGGCTCCAACGCCGTCGACCGGCTGAAAATGGAGAACCTCGACCGCCTCCAACTCGCCGTCATCAACACCGATTTCAAGGCGCTCAGTTCCTCGCCGGTGCAGGACAAGATTCTCATCGGCACCAGCGTCACGCGCGGCCTCAGCGCCGGCGGCGATCCGGTGCTCGGCTACCAAGCCGCCGACGCCGACCGCGAGAAGATCGCCGACGTCGTGCGCGGCAACGACCTCGTGTTCCTCGTCGCCGGACTCGGCGGCGGCACCGGCTCGGGCGCGACGCCCATCGTGGCGGAGATCGCCCGCGAGGCCGGCGCGCTCGTGATCGCGTTCGTCACGCTGCCTTTCAGCTTCGAGGGCGGGCGCCGCCGCAAGCAGGCCGAGGAAGCCCTCGACGAGCTCCGCAAGCAGTGCCACGCGGTCATCCCGCTCTCCAACGATCTGTTGCTGCAGGAGGGCACGGAGCAGACGAGCGTGCTCGACTCGTTCGCGCGCGCCGACGTGTGGATGGGGCGCGGCGTGAAATCCATCTGGGCCATGCTTTCGCAGACCGGCCTGATCAACGTCGACTTCCAGGCGCTGCGCACCGCCTTCCAGACGCGCGGCGGCAAGACGCTCTTCGGCCTCGGCACCGGCGAAGGCGAGAACGCGGCCGACGATGCGTTCGAGGATCTCAAGAATTGCCCGCTGCTCGCCACGCCCGAGTTCGCCCGCAAGGCTGACCGCCTGATGGTCAACATCACCGGCGGCGCCGACCTGAGCCTCACCAAGGTCAACCAGCTCATGACGGCCGTCACCGAGGAGTTCGGCCGCGAGGCACACGTGATCATGGGCGCGGTCATCGACGAGGCGTTGCAGGGCAAGGTCGAGGTCTGCGTCATCGGCGCGACCGACATCGGCGGCCGCACTTTCACTCGCGCCAAGCCGAACACGCCCGCGAAACGCCCCGAGCGCACGCCAGCCGCGAGCGAGAATGCGGAGGGTGAGTCCGCTCCAGCCAAGTCGGCCGCGCCCGCCGAACGCGAGCGCGCGGCGCGGTCCAGCAGCGCGTCCGCCAAAGCCGCGGTGCACGATCCGAACAAGCCGCAACAGGAGGAGTTCGGCTTTGGCGGCGTGGCCGAACCCGCGGCGAACCGCGGTTCGTTCGACAAGTCCGACCGCAATCTCTTCGAAGGCCAGGACCTCGACGTGCCGACCTACTTGCGTCGCGGCATCAAGGTGACGGTCTGA
- a CDS encoding DHA2 family efflux MFS transporter permease subunit: MENLDATILNTAVPTMAASLQVAPLSLKSVLTSYTLCLAVFIPVSGWMSDRFGTCRVFTWAVWAFTLGSLLCGFALNIPMLVAARVLQGIGGAMMTPVGRIALVRTFPKSEMMAAMNFVVIPALIGPLLGPFVGGLIVHWLPWRTIFFLNLPFGLIGLWLVKRHMPDFRNPDVPSLDRTGFLLFGSGIALLSYVLEVFGEHSMQTGSVLFMLAVALVLLAGYGFHESREQHPVLELALFKTRTFKLAVLGGILTRLGVGGMPFLLPLLYQLGLGYAPWQAGLLTMPQALAAILMKLISQKILGRFGHRQVLITNTVLFGVTMMVFSRVDGDTPLLAILLLAFTQGFFSALQFTSMNSLVYADIPDREASMATSIASTAQMMALSFGVAVASLCAAWFLGHAPQSDRALLIPALHKSFLVLGSLTVISSLMFWRLHGDDGNNVSNRPRAGEDEAVAA; encoded by the coding sequence ATGGAGAATCTCGACGCGACGATCCTCAACACCGCCGTGCCGACGATGGCCGCGAGCCTGCAAGTCGCGCCGCTGAGCCTGAAATCCGTGCTGACGAGCTACACGCTGTGTCTCGCGGTGTTCATCCCGGTCAGCGGGTGGATGTCCGACCGTTTCGGCACGTGCCGAGTGTTCACGTGGGCGGTGTGGGCGTTCACACTCGGTTCGCTGCTGTGCGGCTTCGCCCTCAACATCCCGATGCTCGTCGCCGCGCGTGTGCTGCAGGGCATCGGCGGCGCAATGATGACGCCGGTCGGGCGCATCGCGCTCGTGCGGACGTTCCCGAAATCCGAGATGATGGCCGCGATGAACTTCGTCGTCATTCCCGCACTCATCGGCCCGTTGCTCGGGCCGTTCGTCGGCGGACTCATCGTGCACTGGCTGCCGTGGCGGACGATTTTCTTTCTCAACCTGCCGTTCGGACTCATTGGCCTCTGGCTTGTGAAGCGGCACATGCCGGACTTCCGCAATCCGGACGTGCCGTCGCTCGACCGCACGGGCTTCCTGCTGTTCGGCAGCGGTATCGCGCTGCTGTCGTATGTGCTCGAGGTGTTCGGCGAACACTCGATGCAGACCGGCTCCGTGCTGTTCATGCTCGCGGTCGCACTCGTGCTGCTCGCCGGCTACGGCTTTCACGAGAGCCGCGAGCAACATCCGGTGCTCGAGCTCGCGCTGTTCAAGACACGCACGTTCAAACTCGCGGTGCTCGGCGGCATCCTCACGCGCCTCGGCGTGGGCGGCATGCCGTTTCTGTTGCCTTTGCTCTACCAGCTCGGCCTCGGCTACGCGCCGTGGCAGGCGGGTCTGCTCACCATGCCGCAAGCGCTCGCGGCCATCCTGATGAAGCTCATCAGTCAGAAAATTCTCGGACGCTTCGGGCACCGTCAGGTGCTCATCACCAACACGGTTTTGTTCGGCGTAACGATGATGGTGTTCTCCAGGGTGGACGGAGACACGCCGCTCCTCGCGATTCTCCTGCTGGCGTTCACGCAGGGATTCTTCTCCGCGCTCCAATTCACCAGCATGAACTCGCTCGTCTACGCGGACATTCCCGATCGCGAAGCCTCCATGGCCACCAGCATCGCGAGCACGGCGCAGATGATGGCGCTCTCGTTCGGCGTCGCCGTCGCGTCGCTCTGCGCCGCGTGGTTCCTCGGGCACGCGCCGCAGTCCGACCGCGCGCTCCTCATCCCGGCCCTGCACAAATCGTTTCTGGTGCTCGGCAGTCTCACCGTGATTTCCTCGCTCATGTTCTGGCGTCTGCACGGCGACGACGGCAATAACGTCAGCAACCGCCCGCGCGCCGGCGAGGACGAGGCCGTCGCCGCTTGA